A region of the Pseudarthrobacter oxydans genome:
GGACGTCCGCCCGCAGAGGCCATGGCCAGTTTGGTGTAGTACGGCGGCCCCCACGCCAGCACGGTGGGATGCACCTTGAACGCAGGGTTGGCCTGGTTGGCGCCGTTGATCATCGCCTGCATCTTGATGCCGTCGCCCCCGGACAGCAAATGCCAGAACCCGATGTCCCGCACGCCGGCAGCCTGGGCGTTTCCGCCGCAGCCCGTCAGTGCGCCTGTTGCCAGGACGCTGCCCAGGGCGGCCGTTCCTGTCAGTAACTGCCGGCGGGACAACTGTTTCCCGGGCAAAAATTCAAACTGCTTCACCAATCACTCCTTTGGATGGGTCCGCTGAAAGGTTCCTACTGTTGCCTAAAGTTCCGGTTCCGGCGCGCTCCGTCCCCGGCAGATGCCTTGGGGGAAGTGACGCAGGTCTCACGTTACATCGATGTAATGGCTGCCGCAAGGAAAAACTGTTAGCGCCAACAACTTGGTGGAATGCTCTCGTTTCAGCCGCGGCTGCTGTCCCGCTCCACGATCGTGTAGTCGATGGAGACCACGCGCTGTTCCTGGCCGCGGTCCGCCATCCGCTCCGTCAGGAGGCGTAGGGCTTCGCTGGCAATGCCGCGCTTGTCGAAGGAGACAGTGGTCAAGGAAGGCACGGCGTAGCGGCCGTCGGCAATGTCATCGAAGCCCGCCACGGCAATGTCGTCCGGTATCCGCAGGCCCCTCTTCCAGAGCACGCTCAGGGCGCCGATTGCCATGGAATCGGTGAAGCAGAACAACGCTTCCGGAACAGGATGCGTGTCCAGGTAGGCCGTAAGCGCATCGGCGGCGGTCTGCGGCGTCCATTTTTCGCAGGGGATCAGCAGCGACTCGTCCCGGTCAATGCCCAGGATCCCCAGGGCCTCTTCATAACCTTGCGTCCTCTGGATCGCCGCGGCGGATCCCCTGCCCTCGGTGGTTCCCAGGATGGCGATCCGGCGTCGCCCGGACGCGGCCAGGGCGAGGGTCATGTCCCGCGCGGCGCCGACGCTGTCCACGTGCACACGGTCGGCGAGCTTTTGCTTGACCTCACCGAGCAGGACCACCGGCGGCAGGGCAACGCCCACCTGCACGGCACTCTCGTCCAGCACTACGGGATTAAGGATGAGCCCGTCGATCAGGTTGGAGCGGGCGCGCACCATGAGTTCGTGTTCGCGCTGGGGATCCGAGCCGGTCTCCTCGATCTGCACGATCCAGCCCTGCTCGTGTGCCACTTCGACAATATTGTGGGCAATTTCTGCCGAGTACGGCGTGCCCAGGTCAGGCAGGGCCAGCGCAATCACGCCGGACCTCCCGTTACGCAGCCCGCGGGCGGAGAGGTTGGGGACGTAATCCAGTTCGAGGATGGCCTGCTCCACCTTGGACCGGGTGGCCCCGCTCACCGGAACGATGCCGTTCATCACGTTCGAGACAGTCTTGGGTGAGACCCCGGCACGGCGGGCGACATCCTTGACCGTTGCGCGCAATGCTCCCCTTCCAAACTTTCCGGGCAAGAGCCGGCAGCGAGTGGCCGCCTTCCGACGGCGGGCCTGCTGACGATTTTACCGCCAGTCGGGACGGACGACGGCGGAACCTCCCGCCGTCGTCCGCCTCCTGCGTGAGGGGTGCAGGCGGGGCTACCAGCCCGGCATTGCCGGGGGTAACGTGGCGATCAGGCTGATACCCGTTCAAGGAGGAACCCGGCATGGAAGTCGTCACTATCGAAACGCCCCAGCTTGGCGACCGCACCTACCTGGTCCACGACGGCGCGGTGGGCATCGTCATCGATCCCCAGCGGGACACCGACCGGGTGGACAAGGCCGTCGCGGACGCCGGGGTGAGGATCACGCACGTTGCGGAAACGCACATCCACAACGACTACGTCACGGGCGGCCTGCAACTCGCCAAGGACCACAATGCCGCCTACCTGGTCAACGCCGCGGACGACGTCCCGTACCGCCGCCAGCCGATCTCGGACGGAGACACGGTGCAGGTGGGAAGGATGGTCCTCAAGGCGGTGGCCACG
Encoded here:
- a CDS encoding LacI family DNA-binding transcriptional regulator is translated as MRATVKDVARRAGVSPKTVSNVMNGIVPVSGATRSKVEQAILELDYVPNLSARGLRNGRSGVIALALPDLGTPYSAEIAHNIVEVAHEQGWIVQIEETGSDPQREHELMVRARSNLIDGLILNPVVLDESAVQVGVALPPVVLLGEVKQKLADRVHVDSVGAARDMTLALAASGRRRIAILGTTEGRGSAAAIQRTQGYEEALGILGIDRDESLLIPCEKWTPQTAADALTAYLDTHPVPEALFCFTDSMAIGALSVLWKRGLRIPDDIAVAGFDDIADGRYAVPSLTTVSFDKRGIASEALRLLTERMADRGQEQRVVSIDYTIVERDSSRG